The genomic DNA TGCCGAAGTGACCCCACAAACCCTGCAAGAAGCAGGCATTATCCATCAGATCAAGGCACCGGTAAAAATTTTGGGCGATGGCGAGCTGAACGTTCCCCTGACCGTAAAAGCCGCCGCCTTTAGCCGCAGCGCTCGCGCCAAAATTGAAGCCGCTGGTGGCCGCTGCGAAATTGAAGGGCAGTCCTAGAGTCACCAGCCCCAATCTAGCCGCCTTGGTAAGTCGTCCGCTAACCGGACCGGGAAACGCAAAACAGCGATCGCCTTGGCCTCCCCGATTCTTCTTAAAAAGCAGCAAGCGGCCGGGTATGTGCCCTCTGGTGGCAATGGGTTAAGCTAAACGTTAGGCTCTGTACTCTTACCTGAGGTATTCCTTTATGGTTACTCCTCGCGATTCCACAACACCAAGCGCCCAGGAAACCTTCATGCAGATGGCGAAAGAGGCCGGACTGCGCGGTAGGTTGCTGGTAACCATTGGCTTGATTTTTTTGGTCCGCTTGGGGATTTATTTACCAGTTCCTGGTATCGACCGGGAACGATTTGCTGCCGATATCCAAAATGCCCCTTTTATTGGTTTTTTAAATATTTTCTCCGGGGGTGGATTTGCCACCTTGGGGATTTTTGTGCTCGGGATTTTACCGTTCATTAACGCATCAATTATTATGCAGTTGATGACGGCGGCCCTCCCGCAACTGGAAGATTTGCAAAAAAATGAAGGGGAAGCGGGCAGGCGCAAAATTTCCCAATATACCCGTTACGTAGCCTTGGGCTGGGCCATTATTCAAAGTACCGCCTTTTCTTTTTGGCTGCGCAACTATGCGGAAAACCCCGATGCTCCCATTCTCTTTGTCCTGCAAACGGTGCTGACCCTAACGGCCGGGTCCATGTTTGTGATGTGGGTTTCGGAGCTGATTACTGAAAAAGGTATTGGCAACGGGGCTTCCCTATTGATTTTTGTCAACATTGTGGCTACCTTGCCCACGTCATTGGGACAAACCATCGAACAGGCACAGGTCAGCGCCCAACAAGGCAACCGCGAGTTTTTGGCTGGGGTGCTGGTGCTGACGTTGGTGTTTTTGGTGATGATTGTCGGTATTGTCTTCGTTCAAGAAGCCAACCGCCGGATTCCCATTGTTTCGGCACGCCGACAAGTGGGTCGCCGCTTGTACCGCGAACGGACGAGCTACCTGCCGCTGCGCCTCAACCAAGGTGGTGTTCTGCCGATTATTTTTGCTTCTGCCGTGTTGTTTTTGCCCCTGTCTTTAGCACAGCTAACGGGCAATGCTTGGTTGAGCGAAATAGCTGCCTACCTCAATCCGGCCGGGCAGGCCCCTTGGTTGTATGCCTTGGTTTATTTGGTGTTGATCGTTTTCTTTAGCTATTTCTATACATCTTTGATTATGAATCCCGTGGATATTTCCCAAAATTTGAAAAAAATGGGTTCTAGTATTCCGGGAATTCGTCCGGGCAAGGCAACCAGCGATTACCTGCAGCGGGTTTTAAATCGCTTGACTTTATTGGGGGCGATTTTCCTCGGTTGCGTAGCTATTGTGCCGACAGCAGTGGAAAGCGCTACCCAGGTACGCACTTTCCAAGGTTTTGGGGCTACTTCCTTGCTGATTTTGGTGGGAGTGGCTATTGAAACCGCGAAGCAAGTGCAAACGGCGGTTATTTCCCAACGCTACGAACGAATGGCGAATACGAAATTGTAGAACGTCTCGAAGTTTAGAAACCATAGCGATAAATAACCATGCGAGTAATTTTATTAGGACCTCCAGGGGCAGGCAAGGGAACTCAAGCTGCTACCCTAGCGGAAAAAGAAAATATTCCCCATATTTCTACGGGGGATATTTTGCGCCAGCATGTTGCCGAAGCTACGTCTTTGGGACAGCAGGCAAAATCCTATATGGAGGCGGGGGATTTGGTCCCTGATGATTTGATTTTGGCGATGATTCGCGATCGCTTGACCCAGGAAGATACCAAACAGCGTGGGTGGATCCTGGATGGGTTTCCTCGAAATGTGGATCAAGCTTCCTTTTTGGAACAGTTGCTCTGGGAAATCGAGCAGCCTTTCGACTATGCGGTGAATTTAGAGGTTCCTGACGAAACGTTGGTGACCCGCCTGTTGCAACGCGGGCGCGACGACGATACGGAAACAACCATTCGCCGCCGCTTGCAAGTTTATCGGGAACAAACGGCACCGGTGATTGATTTTTACCGACAGCGCGATCGCTTGCAATCGGTCAATGGCGATCGCTCTATGGCAGAAGTAACCGCAGCTTTGCAAGGCACCCTACAAGAAAACCCCAGTACAGCTGGTAAATAACCGCTGCCAGGCCAACTGCCCTCACCCGGCTAGTTGGACCTGGGTAGGATATCGATGAGTGGCTGGGACCAAAAGCCTCTTTTCTAAAATAGATTTGGGCAAGCTTCGTCTTAGTCACTCACTGTTATGGAGGAAACCTACCTTGGCTAAACAGGATTTAATCGAATTAGAAGGCACAGTAACCGAATCACTCCCCAATGCTATGTTTCGCGTCGATCTGGACAATGGCTACAACGTCCTAGCCCATATTTCGGGCAAAATTCGCCGGAACTATATCAAAATTCTCCCCGGCGATCGCGTGAAAGTGGAACTGACCCCCTACGACCTGAGCAAAGGCCGCATTACCTACCGTTTGCGGAAAAAGTAACCCAGCATAGCGTCCTTTCCTGTTGTTTTCCCCCACCAAATCTTTGCAATTAAACCGGAAATTGGTATAATATTAAGTTTGTAGTGTTGCCTTTATCGGCATCGTCCCCAGGGAAAGCCCGGGGCTTGTGACTTCCCCGCCACCAGCCGAGGAACCTCCGCCCTTTCTCCGGACAGCGCGGCCGGCAAACGGATCGAAAATACCCAGCGGAGATGTCCGAGCAGGGGGATAACCGTGCCCTAGCCCAAGCAGCGACGGCCGCGGTGGCGAGCTCGTCACCAACTGCCCTACAGCCGGGGACCTAGACCGTTCCGCCCAACTGGGATTCCATTTCCCCCGACTCCCTGCTTGGGGAATTGACGGTAGCACCAGCCGCCCGAGCCATTTTCCCTCCACCAAATCCAGCAGTGGTTTCCAAACGCCCAAATTATAGTTATGAAAGTAAGAGCATCCGTCAAAAAAATTTGCGATCGATGCCGCGTCATTCGCCGTCGCGGCCGCGTGATGGTTATATGTTCTAACCCGAAACACAAGCAACGTCAAGGTTAGCCCCACCATCGCGCTCTTAGAGCCTGCCAATCGGCTGGCCATATGTGTTGTTTGTAGTTATTGCAGCTAGAAAAAGCAAGGGAGACAATCGTGGCACGGATTGCTAGTGTCGATTTACCGCGCGACAAGCGCATTGAAATCGCCCTTACCTACATTTACGGCATTGGGTATACCCGGGCTCGGGAAATCTTAGCCCAGACCAGAATTAGTCCCGACACCAGGGTCAAAGACCTGCAAGATTCTGAAGTCGCTACTTTGCGGGACACCATCGAAAACAACTACCAAGTTGAAGGGGACCTGCGACGTTGGGAAACCATGAACGTCAAGCGTCTCATGGACATTGGTTGCTATCGGGGGCGTCGCCACCGCATGGGATTGCCCGTACGCGGTCAAAGAACCCGCACCAACGCCCGCAGCCGGCGCGGCGGTCGCAAAACCATTGCCAACAAGCGGAAAGCCCCTTCCCCCAAATAACCGTCAGACAGAGGGCCTTCTCAATCGAGGCCTTGCCCCGACCAACCTACCCACTCCCCACGCAGCACCCGCAGCCACTTGGTCTGAGGGACAACTCTCTGGGCGAGGGGGTATCTGTTTCGTGGTTCCACCGCAGGAAACGTACTTCTGAAGCCTCAGTTGCTTTGGGAGCCTACTAGCGGTCCTGAAAACCCGCTTGGCAAATCGCCAATGTCATTGTTCCTATCCATCGTTCGCAGCAAATTTCAAAGTTCTCAAAGTTAAAGTCCTATGGCAAAACCAAAAAAAGGCGGAGCTCGCAAACAAAAGAAAAATGTCCCGAATGGGGTAGCGTACATCCAGTCTACATTTAACAACACCATCGTAACCATTAGCGACACCAATGGAGAAGTAGTTTCCTGGTCATCAGCCGGTGCCACTGGATTTAAAGGTGCCAAAAAAGGAACTCCCTTCGCCGCCCAAACCGCAGCAGAAAACGCCGCGCGCAAAGCCAGCGACCAGGGCATGCGCCAAATTGAAGTCATGGTCAGCGGTCCTGGTGCCGGTCGGGAAACTGCCATCCGCGCTTTGCAAGCCGCCGGGCTGGAAATCACCCTCATTCGCGATGTAACGCCCATTCCCCACAACGGCTGTCGTCCCCCCAAACGCCGTCGCGTCTAAGGGATGGCTACTGCTTCGGGAGATTTTTTAGGATTGAGATCGCTCAGCTCAATACCGAACAGCACTCCGCAGCCTCGCAGCAAATACCGATTCGGAAGGCAAAGAGCTTTCCGTTGATACAGGAGAAGGGAGGTTACTCCGTGGCGCAGTTTCAAATAGAATGTGTGGAAACCCACACAATTGAATCCGATCGCAGTCAATACGGCAAATTCGTCATCGAACCGCTAGAAAGAGGGCAAGGAACCACCGTCGGCAACGCTCTGCGGCGGGTGCTGCTGTCCAACCTAGAAGGAACCGCAGTCACGGCGGTGCGGATTGCCGGCGTCAATCACGAATTTGCCACCATTCCAGGCGTGCGGGAGGATGTGCTCGAAATTCTGCTCAACATGAAAGAGATCGTCCTCAGAAGCCATTCCTCCCAGCCACAAATCGGTCGGTTGTTGGTTCAGGGACCTGCCGAAGCTCGAGCGGAACACTTTGACGTTCCCTCGGAAGTGGAAACCATCAATCCCAACCAGCATATTGCTACCCTTTCGGAGGGGGCAACCCTGGAAATGGAGTTTCGCATCGAGCGAGGAGTGGGCTACCGACCAGTAGAAAAAAGTCAAGAAGACGGATCGGCTTTGGACTTTCTGCAAATCGATGCCGTCTTTATGCCCGTGCGGAAGGTAAACTATATTGTCGAAGATGCCCGGGTAGGCGGTTCTTTGGAAAAAGAGCGGCTGATTTGGGAAATTTGGACCAACGGTAGCTTGCCCCCCCAAGAAGCCCTCAGCGAAGCAGCCAAAGTGCTGGTGGATTTGTTTTCGCCGCTCAAGGATATTACTTTGGAGTCCATGGACAAAGAAGAATCTCCCGTGGAAGACCCCACCAGCCAGATTCCCATCGAAGAACTGCAGCTATCCGTACGTGCTTACAATTGCCTCAAACGCGCCCAAATCAATTCAGTAGCCGACTTACTGGATTATACCCAGGAAGAACTTCTAGAAATTAAAAACTTCGGGCAGAAATCTGCCGACGAGGTAATCGAAGCCCTGCAAAAACGTTTGGGGATTACCCTTCCCCAAGAAAAACCAGCCAGAACGCCGTAGACATTGAAGCGCTGCCTCTCCCCTGCCATGCCAGGGGCTGGCTGGTCGGGAACGCCCTTAGTTATGGCGTATCCGTCTTTCTCATCCACTTGTCGTTTGAAGATATTTCCGTACAACCATGCGTCACCGTCGTCGTGTTCCCCATCTAAGCAAGCCAGCCGACCAAAGGCGGGCGCTGTTGCGATCGCTAACCACCGAACTCATCCGCCACGGTCGCGTCACCACCACCAAAGCCCGGGCCAAAGCCGTCCGCTCCGAAGCCGAACGGATTGTCAACCTAGCCAAAAAAGGAACCCTGGAAGACCGGCGGCGGGCCTTGGGCTACCTTTACGATAAAAACCTCGTGCATGCCCTGTTCAGCCAAGTCCACGAACGCTACGGCGATCGCCAAGGGGGTTATACCCGCATCATCCGCACCGTCAGCCGCCGCGGCGACAACGCGGATATGGCGATTGTGGAGCTGGTCTAGCAGGCCGGGCCATTCATGAGTGCGTCCAAGCAGCGAATTGCCCTGGTTCTCCAGTACGTGGGGACCCATTTTCACGGATGGCAGCGGCAACCCCAGCAACGCACCGTCCAAGAAGAAGTGGAAAACGCGATCGCTTCCATTGCCCAACAACAGGTTCCCCTCATTGCCGCCGGCAGAACCGATACGGGCGTTCACGCCGCTGCCCAAGTAGCCCACTTTGAAGCCAACAGCTCCATTCCGGCCACCAAATGGAAAGCGGTCTTAAACGCCCAACTACCCGCAGATATCACCATTTTAGACTCGCAATCGGTTCCCGCCAACTGGCATGCACGCTTTTCCGCGATCTGGCGTCGCTATCGCTATACCATCTATACCGACGCCATCCCCAACCTATTCATCCGGCCCTTTGCTTGGCACTACTACCACGCCGCGCTCGATGAACTAGCCATCCAACAAGCACTGATTCCCTTACTCGGGCAGCACCACCTGTCCGCTTTTCAGCGCAGCGGTTCCCAACGCACCCATGCTTGGGTCAACGTCCACCGCGCCACCTGCCGGCGTCTGGGGTCTTTCCTGTACATCGACATGCAAGCCAATGCCTTTCTCTACGGCATGATGCGTTTGCTGGTAGGCATGCTAGTGTTGGTAGGGAGAAAACAGCTCTCCGTAGCTGACTTTCAAGATATTTGGCAGCAAGAACGGCGCGAACTGGTGAAATACGCTGCCCCCGCCCACGGATTGTGTTTGCTGGGTGTAGGCTATCCCCATTCCCCCTTTTCTCCGCGCATTTGGCAGGCTACCATGCCCCACTTTCTGGTTCGTCCCCTGACGGCCGATGCTCCCCCACCTGCCTCCACCTGCCATGGGCCAACCCAGGAGTCACTATAAGGATCGAAACAATGAACAAAACCTACACACCCACCCCCAAAGACGTAGAACGTCCCTGGTACGTCGTTGATGCCTCTGGGCAGCGTCTGGGACGTTTGGCCAGCGAACTGGCCAACCTCTTAAAAGGCAAAACCAACCCCCAATACGCGCCCCACATGGATACGGGAGCTTTCGTCGTCGTGGTCAACGCCGATAAAGTGGCCGTGACCGGTAAAAAACGCTATCAAAAGCTCTACCGCCGCCACTCCGGAAGACCCGGCGGCATGAAGGTAGAGACCTTCGAGCAGCTGAAAAACCGCATTCCCGAGCGCATCATCCAAGAAGCTGTCAAAGGCATGCTCCCCAAAAACACCTTGGGGCGGCAAATGCTGAAAAAACTCAAAATCTATGCCGGTCCGGAACATCCCCACACCGCGCAAAAACCACAAAAAATTGACTTGCAAACCATTCCGAAAGGAGGAGAATCATGGCAGTAAACGAAACCGACCGGGTTGTCTATCGAGGAACCGGTCGCCGCAAAACCTCTGTAGCTAGAGTGCGTTTGGTTCCCGGAGATGGTCAAGTCA from Geitlerinema sp. PCC 9228 includes the following:
- the rplQ gene encoding 50S ribosomal protein L17 is translated as MRHRRRVPHLSKPADQRRALLRSLTTELIRHGRVTTTKARAKAVRSEAERIVNLAKKGTLEDRRRALGYLYDKNLVHALFSQVHERYGDRQGGYTRIIRTVSRRGDNADMAIVELV
- the truA gene encoding tRNA pseudouridine(38-40) synthase TruA, whose amino-acid sequence is MSASKQRIALVLQYVGTHFHGWQRQPQQRTVQEEVENAIASIAQQQVPLIAAGRTDTGVHAAAQVAHFEANSSIPATKWKAVLNAQLPADITILDSQSVPANWHARFSAIWRRYRYTIYTDAIPNLFIRPFAWHYYHAALDELAIQQALIPLLGQHHLSAFQRSGSQRTHAWVNVHRATCRRLGSFLYIDMQANAFLYGMMRLLVGMLVLVGRKQLSVADFQDIWQQERRELVKYAAPAHGLCLLGVGYPHSPFSPRIWQATMPHFLVRPLTADAPPPASTCHGPTQESL
- a CDS encoding adenylate kinase gives rise to the protein MRVILLGPPGAGKGTQAATLAEKENIPHISTGDILRQHVAEATSLGQQAKSYMEAGDLVPDDLILAMIRDRLTQEDTKQRGWILDGFPRNVDQASFLEQLLWEIEQPFDYAVNLEVPDETLVTRLLQRGRDDDTETTIRRRLQVYREQTAPVIDFYRQRDRLQSVNGDRSMAEVTAALQGTLQENPSTAGK
- the secY gene encoding preprotein translocase subunit SecY, with product MVTPRDSTTPSAQETFMQMAKEAGLRGRLLVTIGLIFLVRLGIYLPVPGIDRERFAADIQNAPFIGFLNIFSGGGFATLGIFVLGILPFINASIIMQLMTAALPQLEDLQKNEGEAGRRKISQYTRYVALGWAIIQSTAFSFWLRNYAENPDAPILFVLQTVLTLTAGSMFVMWVSELITEKGIGNGASLLIFVNIVATLPTSLGQTIEQAQVSAQQGNREFLAGVLVLTLVFLVMIVGIVFVQEANRRIPIVSARRQVGRRLYRERTSYLPLRLNQGGVLPIIFASAVLFLPLSLAQLTGNAWLSEIAAYLNPAGQAPWLYALVYLVLIVFFSYFYTSLIMNPVDISQNLKKMGSSIPGIRPGKATSDYLQRVLNRLTLLGAIFLGCVAIVPTAVESATQVRTFQGFGATSLLILVGVAIETAKQVQTAVISQRYERMANTKL
- the infA gene encoding translation initiation factor IF-1, with the translated sequence MAKQDLIELEGTVTESLPNAMFRVDLDNGYNVLAHISGKIRRNYIKILPGDRVKVELTPYDLSKGRITYRLRKK
- a CDS encoding DNA-directed RNA polymerase subunit alpha codes for the protein MAQFQIECVETHTIESDRSQYGKFVIEPLERGQGTTVGNALRRVLLSNLEGTAVTAVRIAGVNHEFATIPGVREDVLEILLNMKEIVLRSHSSQPQIGRLLVQGPAEARAEHFDVPSEVETINPNQHIATLSEGATLEMEFRIERGVGYRPVEKSQEDGSALDFLQIDAVFMPVRKVNYIVEDARVGGSLEKERLIWEIWTNGSLPPQEALSEAAKVLVDLFSPLKDITLESMDKEESPVEDPTSQIPIEELQLSVRAYNCLKRAQINSVADLLDYTQEELLEIKNFGQKSADEVIEALQKRLGITLPQEKPARTP
- the rpsK gene encoding 30S ribosomal protein S11, which codes for MAKPKKGGARKQKKNVPNGVAYIQSTFNNTIVTISDTNGEVVSWSSAGATGFKGAKKGTPFAAQTAAENAARKASDQGMRQIEVMVSGPGAGRETAIRALQAAGLEITLIRDVTPIPHNGCRPPKRRRV
- the rpmJ gene encoding 50S ribosomal protein L36 — protein: MKVRASVKKICDRCRVIRRRGRVMVICSNPKHKQRQG
- the rpsM gene encoding 30S ribosomal protein S13, producing the protein MARIASVDLPRDKRIEIALTYIYGIGYTRAREILAQTRISPDTRVKDLQDSEVATLRDTIENNYQVEGDLRRWETMNVKRLMDIGCYRGRRHRMGLPVRGQRTRTNARSRRGGRKTIANKRKAPSPK
- the rplM gene encoding 50S ribosomal protein L13; amino-acid sequence: MNKTYTPTPKDVERPWYVVDASGQRLGRLASELANLLKGKTNPQYAPHMDTGAFVVVVNADKVAVTGKKRYQKLYRRHSGRPGGMKVETFEQLKNRIPERIIQEAVKGMLPKNTLGRQMLKKLKIYAGPEHPHTAQKPQKIDLQTIPKGGESWQ